In one Carassius carassius chromosome 14, fCarCar2.1, whole genome shotgun sequence genomic region, the following are encoded:
- the LOC132157447 gene encoding uncharacterized protein LOC132157447, with the protein MSASSETVNHSVRPKRRPAYLQDYEVDLQGFPKTVLPVSMREQPVESSDDDYSLPQVGASAAKPKRAHGLPTFSSTSRLTGRDKHCDHPRLLQQHISSPAYQSSPQYPNRQLQSEYSAEFVPLGDEGDGYQSDRSDASSLKLQRISEENLKLCETQQAIQADLKQIETAKDELIRLLDGACSLQRPLSMSNTRSDYPSVKFHDAAYANDEDWPEPPPPISYDEPENINQCGKQRIKSTTRATPTITPRLTSVEKTRDFSYASSYDNQFRYGQFPARQIGPPHAHEQQGCLYPEQHRTVSYNVSPPMASVDLTEKYYKGPSPTIPYFRTKDPSEFARLKIALENLLPPDSTEMFKYQVLVDHLKLDDACLIADSFLHSPTPYRDTMLALNERFGQPHQVALRWIATILDSPDISHNEPSAFEKFSLQVQSLVGLLKTLGQAGSVELYCGSHVARLLNKLPPERRADFRRHMLHRPGVTYSLVDLVEWLKYESWCQSYDDQTTKGESRAKREFRVAPRTRQTTATVLTGSGNSVDVRATANSPAKVDEKAKGRPMVYCSYCQNSEHAFSQCPQIPTLTKDQLSEWIRSNRRCWRCGLAHQAAHCGLKKPCPLCQRKHLRILHEVNERPVTVSSKTESCLVSSATQTLYLNKPVSSNKVLLKIVRVLLHHGNCTLDTFAILDDGSERTMLLPDAVRKLGLRGTEESLALRTIRHDVQTLEGASVSFHISPYSNPKKRYLISRAFTAPQLDLIDHSYPISKLQKQYKRLAGLPLQSFEKAKPLILVGADQTHMITPIEPVRLGPPGGPAAIRTKLGWTLQGPTSLLEQRLKPKECLHISLPLSTTELCKNVNRLWQVDVLPFRNETECTRSKQDQRAIELLEAKTIRIKVDGIRRYATPLLRKGDMPHLHATMEAVMPCLRSTERKLARDPQQADAYSSEIQKLVQSGAIRRLSSEEREGGFELRQWASNIPAVINHLPPEARSDGFELWLAHKKTDVQESTLGLRWNCPADVLTYHHRPIDHGAPTMRIIYKVLASQYDPLGYILPYTTRAKVLVQQLWNKQHSWDDTQLPQALVQSWNEWESQLQFLHKISFPRSYVPASVVQTRSITDLHVFSDASESAYGAVAYLRTEDQQGKIHLSFILARSRVAPKSVLSIPRLELCAAVIGAQLKTQLQKELTLPLRHTVLWTDSTTVLSWIQSESCHFKVFVGTRVAEIHELTNTTAWRYVDSAQNPADDLTRGKTLKDLAKPNRWSHGPPFLLLSSENWPTNPTECPEIDKSEFKKSAFCGVVAVNGQFGSE; encoded by the exons ATGTCAGCCAGTTCTGAAACAGTAAACCACTCGGTTCGCCCAAAGCGTCGTCCAGCCTATTTACAAGATTATGAGGTGGACTTGCAGGGCTTCCCTAAAACAGTGTTACCAGTCAGTATGAGAGAACAACCAGTGGAGTCATCTGATGACGATTACTCTTTGCCACAGGTTGGAGCATCTGCTGCAAAGCCTAAGAGAGCTCATGGTTTACCCACCTTTTCTTCCACTTCGAGGCTGACGGGCAGGGATAAGCATTGTGACCATCCACGTCTCCTGCAGCAGCACATTTCCAGTCCTGCCTACCAGTCATCACCACAATATCCAAACCGACAGCTACAGTCTGAATACAGTGCAGAGTTCGTTCCCCTTGGTGATGAAGGTGATGGATACCAGAGTGACAGATCAGATGCCAGTTCCCTAAAGTTACAAAGGATCTCAGAGGAGAATTTAAAGCTTTGTGAAACACAGCAGGCCATCCAAGCTGACCTTAAACAAATTGAGACAGCCAAAGATGAGCTGATCCGGCTTTTAGACGGAGCCTGTAGTCTGCAAAGGCCTTTATCTATGTCCAACACCCGGTCTGATTATCCATCAGTTAAATTCCACGATGCAGCATATGCAAATGATGAAGACTGGCCAGAGCCTCCTCCACCCATTTCATACGATGAGCCAGAAAATATCAATCAGTGCGGCAAGCAAAGGATTAAGAGCACTACAAGAGCCACACCAACAATCACTCCTAGACTCACTTCTGTTGAAAAGACTAGGGATTTCAGTTATGCAAGTTCATATGATAACCAGTTTAGGTATGGCCAGTTTCCTGCCCGACAGATAGGTCCTCCACATGCACATGAACAACAAGGATGTCTTTATCCTGAACAACACAGGACAGTTTCCTATAATGTGTCACCTCCCATGGCATCCGTGGATCTGACAGAGAAATATTACAAAGGTCCCTCCCCCACCATTCCTTACTTCCGCACCAAAGATCCAAGTGAGTTTGCTCGATTAAAAATAGCATTGGAAAATCTTCTGCCACCTGATAGTACTGAGATGTTCAAATATCAAGTACTGGTTGACCACTTGAAATTAGACGATGCTTGTCTAATAGCAGACTCCTTCTTGCACTCCCCTACACCTTACCGAGACACCATGTTGGCCCTGAATGAGCGGTTCGGTCAGCCCCACCAAGTAGCATTAAGATGGATTGCCACTATTCTTGATTCACCTGATATAAGCCACAATGAACCTTCAGCCTTTGAGAAGTTCTCTCTTCAAGTGCAGTCTCTAGTTGGGCTGCTTAAGACTTTAGGCCAGGCAGGGAGCGTGGAGTTGTATTGTGGGTCGCATGTTGCACGCCTTCTCAATAAGCTGCCACCCGAAAGACGGGCTGATTTCCGCCGCCACATGTTACATCGGCCTGGGGTGACATACTCATTGGTAGATCTGGTAGAATGGCTGAAATATGAGTCTTGGTGCCAAAGCTATGATGATCAAACTACCAAGGGAGAAAGCAGAGCCAAACGAGAGTTCCGAGTAGCTCCACGGACACGCCAAACCACTGCCACAGTACTGACTGGGTCTGGAAATAGTGTTGATGTGAGAGCCACTGCAAATTCTCCTGCCAAGGTTGATGAGAAGGCTAAAGGTAGGCCCATGGTATATTGCTCTTACTGTCAGAACTCTGAACATGCTTTCAGTCAGTGCCCTCAAATTCCAACCCTCACCAAAGATCAACTCTCAGAGTGGATACGATCCAATAGGAGATGCTGGCGTTGTGGTCTTGCCCATCAGGCTGCCCATTGTGGTCTAAAGAAACCATGTCCACTTTGTCAAAGGAAGCATCTACGAATCCTCCATGAAGTAAATGAGAGGCCTGTCACAGTGTCATCCAAAACCGAGTCTTGCCTAGTTAGTTCAGCGACACAGACACTGTACCTGAACAAACCAGTCAGCAGTAATAAAGTTTTGCTCAAGATCGTCAGAGTACTCCTACATCATGGCAATTGCACATTAGACACATTTGCAATCCTTGATGATGGTTCTGAGCGTACCATGCTTCTGCCAGATGCAGTACGAAAACTTGGCTTGAGAGGTACTGAAGAAAGCTTAGCTCTGAGAACAATCCGTCATGACGTGCAGACCCTGGAAGGGGCTTCAGTCTCATTCCACATTTCTCCATACTCCAATCCAAAGAAGCGATATCTGATATCCAGAGCCTTCACTGCACCACAGCTTGATCTCATTGACCACTCGTACCCAATATCTAAGCTGCAAAAGCAGTACAAACGCTTGGCTGGACTACCATTGCAGAGCTTTGAAAAGGCCAAACCTCTCATCCTTGTTGGCGCAGATCAAACTCACATGATCACACCAATTGAGCCAGTAAGACTTGGTCCACCTGGTGGCCCCGCTGCAATAAGAACCAAACTAGGCTGGACACTGCAGGGCCCTACCAGCCTGTTAGAACAGCGACTCAAGCCGAAGGAGTGTCTCCACATATCCCTTCCTCTCAGCACCACAGAATTGTGCAAGAATGTTAATAGGCTGTGGCAAGTGGATGTTTTGCCCTTTCGAAATGAAACGGAGTGCACAAGGTCAAAGCAGGACCAAAGGGCCATCGAACTACTGGAAGCCAAAACAATTCGCATAAAGGTGGATGGAATACGCCGGTATGCAACACCTTTGTTACGTAAAGGTGACATGCCCCATCTTCACGCCACTATGGAAGCAGTCATGCCATGCCTACGCAGTACTGAGAGGAAACTTGCCAGAGACCCGCAACAAGCTGATGCCTATTCCTCCGAAATCCAGAAATTGGTTCAGTCAGGAGCAATCAGAAGGCTCAGTTCAGAAGAAAGAGAAGGAG GCTTTGAATTGAGGCAATGGGCCAGCAATATTCCAGCTGTTATTAACCATCTTCCACCTGAAGCAAGATCGGATGGGTTTGAACTCTGGCTAGCCCATAAAAAGACTGATGTCCAAGAGTCCACATTGGGCCTTAGATGGAATTGCCCAGCAGATGTCCTGACTTACCATCACCGGCCCATCGATCATGGGGCTCCAACCATGAGgattatttataaagttttagcCAGTCAGTATGACCCCTTAGGATATATCCTCCCATATACTACGAGGGCTAAGGTACTGGTCCAACAACTTTGGAACAAGCAGCACAGCTGGGATGATACTCAACTTCCCCAAGCCTTGGTTCAGAGCTGGAATGAATGGGAAAGTCAGCTGCAGTTTCTTCACAAAATCAGTTTCCCAAGATCATATGTACCAGCTTCAGTAGTTCAGACAAGATCTATCACAGACCTTCACGTGTTCAGTGATGCTTCAGAGAGCGCATATGGAGCAGTCGCCTACCTGCGCACTGAAGATCAGCAGGGTAAGATCCATCTGTCATTCATATTGGCACGTTCTAGAGTAGCACCTAAAAGCGTCCTGTCAATACCCCGCTTGGAGCTCTGTGCTGCGGTAATTGGTGCACAGCTGAAAACCCAGTTGCAGAAGGAGTTAACATTGCCACTTCGCCACACAGTTCTCTGGACAGACTCTACTACAGTGCTGTCTTGGATTCAGTCAGAGTCTTGCCATTTCAAGGTTTTCGTCGGTACCAGAGTGGCTGAAATACATGAGCTTACCAACACCACCGCTTGGCGATATGTGGATTCAGCTCAAAATCCAGCAGACGACCTTACAAGAGGAAAGACTCTAAAGGACCTTGCTAAGCCAAACAGATGGAGCCATGGGCCCCCATTCCTGCTCCTTTCCTCAGAGAACTGGCCAACAAACCCTACAGAGTGCCCCGAGATCGACAAGTCTGAGTTCAAGAAATCTGCATTCTGTGGAGTTGTAGCTGTAAACGGACAAT